The genomic stretch TTGCTGGAGCAGGAACTGGGAATAAACCATGTTCTGTTTTTACAAAACCGTTTCCAACATTTATTGGTCTATAAAAGCAGTTATCTTTTAACTTTAATTTATTTATAATATAGGACGCTCCAACAATGTCGGCAACTGTATCGTAATTTCCAATTTCGTGAAAATGAACATCATCAATTTTAACATTATGAACTTTACTTTCCGCCTCAGATAATATTTTTAATATATCTAACGAAATATTTTTAATATTCTTTGAAATATTAGCCCCTTTAATAACTTTAACAATTTCTTTGTAAGAGTTCATTTTATAATCTTTATCTTTTGGAATTATATTAACTTTGTTTGCAATAATATGGCATTTTTTAACTTTTTTTATTTCAATATCTACATCAACAACTTTTTTAATAGTATTTACAAGTTCTTCTTTATTAACAAAGGTTATCATAGCTGATAAAAACATGTCTCCACTAATTCCTGAAAAAGGATCCAAAATATACATAAAATCCCCTCTATTTTTTAAATAAATAAAAAAGTAAAAATTTAAAATAAAATTTTAAAAAATTTAAAAATTTATTTTAAGTAGTCAGTTCCATAATCTACTTTATATATTTTAAACCCTGGCTGAACTCCAAAGTTTGTTGGGTCTATTGTAGCTTTGACTAATTTTATATGCCTCAATCCATATCCATCTAAGAAATGTAACTTAGCATAGATACTATCTTCTAAGTTTCTTGTTGATAACCACGCCCAACCTCTACCGTATGGTTCTATTCTAATAAACTCTGATAACTGTCCATCTTTATTTATTATAAACTCTTTTACACCGTATGGAGTTTTAATATACAATTTATGGATTTTGAATGTTCCAACAGGTTGAGGTTGTCCATTAATATATTTAATGATAATTGTTGTTATTTTTGTACCATTTATTAGGGTAATATAATCATATCCATTTAGATTTACCTTTGCAAGTATTACAGTGTTGTTATGGTTATTTAATACAAATGATTTTCCCTTAAAGAAAGCTCCTTTTTCTCTTTTATCATTTGGTGTATTTGGTGGTAAAGAAAAGTTCCAGAAACCAAACATACTCCAAACTGGGGCAATATCAGTCATTCTATTGTAAGTTATTAAATAATCAGGATTAGGATGCTCTGGATGAGTAGCATTTAAAACCATCTTAGCCTCTTTATCACTTAAACCATACTTTTTAGTTAATATTTCATAGGCATAACTTCTATTTACTGGTAAAATTTCGTTCAATATTTTTACAACCTTTGAAACATTGTTGTGAGTATAATTCATCAAAACGCTACCTTTTTCAAATGCCGCATCTCCACTTGTAGCAAGCATTCTAATTATACCAATAGATAGGTTTTCGTTAGATGTAGCGAAAGCTCTTCCGACCCAGTAAGCTCTTGGGCTATTTTGGGAACCTCCATCAAATGTTACCATCCTTCGAGCCTCGTAAGTATAAATATGCCCATTATCCCACCAACATGTTATTACTGAATTTTTTGAAGTAGTTTCTTTTATCCAATCTAAGCCCTCTTTCCATCCATTGTTGAATGTTGGAGCTGGTGAAAATGGAACTGCGTTAGCGAGAGGAGGGATTACCACTCCAATGCATAGTAATATTGATAATATTTTAATTATAGCATCCTTTTTATTGTTTATTGAAGTATAGATGTCTAAAATTTTATAAATAGCCAATAAACCTAATACTATTAAAAATCCATAGGCAGTTATTGGAACATAAGTTGTAGGAAGTAATATTTCAGGAATTTTGTTAATGTATTTTAATAATACTATTGATCCAAATATTCCTACTGGGATTCCCAATCCAAACAATGCCATTTCATTTTTCATTTTTAGTAATCTATCTATCTGTCCTACAAGGATTCCTAAACCAATAGCCAATGGAGAAGTAGCCAGGGAAGCAAATCTAATACCCTTTGTTGCCGCATATAGTGTTACACCCAACCATATTGCCAATAGAATTGCATATTTTATATCAATTTTAATTTTTTCTTGTCTTAATGAAATAAATGACAGTATAGTTCCAAGAATTCCAGCAATCGCTATAGTTGTTGACCCAATAGCATTTATAAATATTTCATTAAATGAACTTGGTTTTGCAAGCTCTGCAACTGTAGTATATACATTGGGCCATCCAGTTGTTAATGAGTAAGTTGAAAGAACTTGACTCATACTTAAAGGCATTGTAATTGGAGAAATTGCTATATTTAAACCATAAGTTGCCGTTAATAGAATAAAAGAACCTACTATGTAGAAGATTGATAAATAAACTACATTTTTAAAGTTTTTAACATCCATAATCTCTTTTATAGTAGTTTGAGATTTTAATAATATCAACGCTATTGTATAAACTATTAAGAAAGCTGTTATAACATCAAATCCATACCACCAAGCACCCCACATTTTTGGTGCCACAACTGTCAATATTAAAGCCATTGTAGCAAATAATTCAAAGCCTACATCTTCATTTTTTAATTTTTTAATTCCAGATACTATTAAACCAACTATTACAAATGCTAAGGATACTGCGTAGAATAATATTGATGCAAAGACTATGCTCTCTCCAGTAGTTATATTTAGATAAAACCCAACAATTAATTCAAATAATATTGCAACAATTACGAATAAGGAAATAGGTTTTTTTAAATTATTTTTTATATCTCTATTGAATAATATTGTATTTCCTTGATTATGGATTGCTTCAAGAATAAACCACACTATGAATAATATTGGAAGTACTTCAAATATTGGAGTGTCTGCAAAGCCAGCACAAGTTTTGTATAGTAATGAAGGAGAGGATATTAAAGCAATAGCCCCTACTATACCTCCAATATTGCTGTTTGTAACTCTCCTAACTATGAAATAAATTGGAATTCCCAACAACATACCTAAGACAGCTGGAACCCAGAAAGCGGCATTCATAATTGTTACTGTTGCGTCGATAGAATGCCACATATAATAGATAAATAGCGTAGTTAAACAAATTACTGGAGGTTCCCAGGAAATAGGATGCCCTGGTGGAGCATATTGATATAAGTCATAGGGCATAGGTTTTCCATCTATTATTTTTATTGTTTCGCCACAGTGTCCATGATTATAGAGATTTTCAGTTAGTCTTAGATAGTAGTAAGGATCCAACGCTAAAAGATACATCCTTCCATGCTCATCAGAAAACATCTTTTTTAAAAATTCGTTATCTTGGGCGAATTTCATATCTGCTGGCTGTGCCCTTAGTTGAAAACTAATAAACATTAACATTAATACAATTAATAAAATTTTTATCCAACCTTTTTCTTTAAATAAATTATTTATTTTCTCCAACATTTTGCTCATAATTTTCACCTTTATAAACATATCCATCAGTTATTACTATTAAACCATTTTCTTTTATGATTTCATATAGCTTAGGTAAAACTTTATTTATGTTTTCTTCAATATCAACACATTCTATGACTACTGGTAGATTTATTGATAATCTAAATATGTCAAAGTCACTAATGCCTCTAACACCATAACCGTATATTCCTCTATAAACTGTAGCTCCACTAATACCCTCTTTTTTTAGCATACTAACAATATATTTATACATTACTTTTCCTTCATATTTATCCCCTTCTTTTAGAAATATTCTTAAGATTTTTGCATTTATTCTCACAGATATCACCTAATTTAAGTTAAAAATATTTAATTATTTAAACAATTATTTAAAGATAGCTAAAGCTACAACCCTTCCAAAATAAACCATAATTAGACATCCTAAGACATTGACTGATATGTTTATTAAAGCATTTAAAAATAAACCTTCAGAAATTAAATTAAATGTCTCATAAGAAAATGTTGAAAATGTAGTTAATGCTCCACAAAAACCTGTTCCAAGTAACAATTTATATTCGTTAGATATAGGAAGCAGTATAGAACTATACATTAAAAAACCTAATATAAAACTACCTATTAAATTAACTAACAATGTTCCTGTAGGTAAATTAAATTTAGTAGGGATAATCCCAGAAATTAAAAATCTAAATATGGCCCCAATAAATCCACCAATTCCTATTAATAGTAATTCTCTAATCATCTTCTCCCCTATATATACAGACTGTTAAATAAGAAAAATTCTCTTTGGTAATATCTTTTAATGACTTTAAACTAATTTTCTCATTAGGATATGTTATATTTTCAAGTACCCAAATTTTAGTATTTGGGTCTATTCCATTTTCTATTAAATATTTTACGTCTTTTTTTAAATCGTTTGGTAGAAAAATAACTTTTTCTTTTTTCTTTAGCAAATTTAATAGATTCTTTAAGTTTTCTTCTTTTCCGTGAAGAGTTATAATATTGTAATCTTCCCATGATATTTTTAACCTTGCAGCTGCTATTTGAACAGAAGAAATTCCCGGAATTACTTCAATGTCTTTTTCACTAACTCCAATTTTCAATAATGTTTTTAGCAATCCACTAAAGCATGGATCTCCCGTAGAGAGTATAGCAATTTTTTTGTTTTTTATATTCTCATTTTTTAAGATATTTTTTAATTCCTCAATTAAATTTTTTGATAGAGTTATTTTTTTATTCTTATCTATATTGAACAACTCTAAGGCTCTTTTACTTCCTACAATCAAATCAGCATTTTCAACAATTTTTAATGCCTTTAGAGTTAAAAACTCTCTATCTCCTGGTCCTATTCCAACGATGTAGATCATAATTTCACAGGTCTTTTAATTTTGGTTTATAAAAAATTAAATTTAAATGAATTAAAAGAAATTTAATATAAATTAATATTTATTTCCAGATGATTTATTTTTAAGTAATATATCTGCCAAAGGTTTTGCCCAAGAAGCTTCCAATATAACACTAACTATTATTGTCATAAAAGTTGCTACTAATATAGTTCCAGCTAATTCTGTAGGGGGCATCAAACTTGCCACGCTCTTTGGAACTATATTGGGATGCTTCATAATTTCAGTATAAACCATCGCTGATAATGTTGCTGGAACAACCCCCCTTGGTCCCTCTAAGGCTATGTAGATTCTTTCAGCAAGTGGTCTAATTGGTGGAATAGCTGTAGCTATTAAAACCCCAATTGGTCTTGCTAAGAGTATTGAACCTAATGCACATATAAGTGCTGGAACAGCGTATTTTTCTAATAGAGGCATTGAGATACTTGCTCCCAATAATATAAAGATTAGTATTCTAATGAATATTGATAACTCATCCAAAAATATTGAGACTCTTTTCATATCTTCTTTATGTTCTTTTTTAGTTGCTATAACATTTCCAATATAAAGCCCCATTATAGCCACAGCCATAAATCCACTAATTTCATAGCCAGTTATTGATGGAAATATTCCCTCAGCAAAATACCAAAAAGCAATAGCCAAACCCAATGTAAATGGAGCAATATAATCTTCAAACTTAATTTTTGATATAATACATTCATAAAACTTACCAGCAATTAGTCCCAATATAATTCCTCCAACAGCCAATGAGATAAATTCAAGAATTGGATTCTCAGATTTAGCTAAACCAAGAGCTGATAGACATATTAACGTTACAACAATTCCTAATGGGTCGTTAAAGACACTCTCTGCTTCCAATGTTATTGCTACTTCTGGATTTATGTCCATCTTAGAGAATATTGGTATTAGAGTGGCTGGGTCAGTAGCAGAGACTATAGCACCAAACAACAAACCAATTAATGATAAAATTGGAAGATGGAAGACAAAGTTAAATACTACTCCAGATAAAATCCAGACAATTAATAACGCTAATATATCAAGTTTTACAATTACGTCCAATACTCTCTTCATAACATTCCATTCCATTTCAAAAGAACCTATAAACAATAAAATTATTAACCCAAAGTTTCCTATAAAGTCAAAAGAACTTGCAACAATATTCTTTGGAATAACATTTAAAGCTGATAAAATAAGTCCAAATATTAACAATAGAGGAATATCTGGAATTCCTATCTTTTTAGCAATTTTTGCTATTATAGAACCCCCAGCAAAAAGAACTGACATATATCCAAGAAATAGAGCAATATCCATAATTTCACCATTTAAACAATTTTTAGGTAATCTTGGATTTTACTATTAGAACTAAATTTAACTATAATATAAATCTTTCTATGCTGGTGATAAATTTGTATAAAGAAGATTACGATGTTGTTGTTATTGGTGGAGGTCCAATTGGCTGTATAACAGGAGAAAACATAAAAAACTATAAAGTTCTTATTGTTGAGGAGCATCAAAGTATAGGAGTTCCTCTGCAGTGTGCAGGTTTGATAAGCAAAAGAGGAGTTAAGGAATTGGGAAATCCAAAAGGTTGCATTAATAAAGTAAGAGGGGCTTGTGTTTATTCAAAAAATAATATGATAAAAATAGGTAATGAAGAGATTAGAGCCTATGTTTTTGAGAGAAAAGTTATGGACAAAGATATTGCTATAAGAGCGTCAAAAAAATGTGATTTTTTATTAAAAGCTTATGGTGAGATTGAAAAGTGTAAAAATGGTTATTATGTGAAAATAAATCACTTGGGAGAAGAGATAAAATTGCATCCAAAAGTTATAGTTGGAGCTGATGGCTCTAAAAGTTTAACAGGTAAAAAGTTAGGTTTGGTTAATAATAAAAAAAGGGAGATTTTGTCAAGTTGTCAGTTTGAGATGGTTAATGCTAATTGTGATGATGATTTTGTCTATGTTTTTTTGGATAAAAAGTATTCAAAAAATTTTTTTGCCTGGATAATACCTATGGGAAATGATAGAGTTAGAGTTGGATTA from Methanocaldococcus lauensis encodes the following:
- a CDS encoding STT3 domain-containing protein; translated protein: MSKMLEKINNLFKEKGWIKILLIVLMLMFISFQLRAQPADMKFAQDNEFLKKMFSDEHGRMYLLALDPYYYLRLTENLYNHGHCGETIKIIDGKPMPYDLYQYAPPGHPISWEPPVICLTTLFIYYMWHSIDATVTIMNAAFWVPAVLGMLLGIPIYFIVRRVTNSNIGGIVGAIALISSPSLLYKTCAGFADTPIFEVLPILFIVWFILEAIHNQGNTILFNRDIKNNLKKPISLFVIVAILFELIVGFYLNITTGESIVFASILFYAVSLAFVIVGLIVSGIKKLKNEDVGFELFATMALILTVVAPKMWGAWWYGFDVITAFLIVYTIALILLKSQTTIKEIMDVKNFKNVVYLSIFYIVGSFILLTATYGLNIAISPITMPLSMSQVLSTYSLTTGWPNVYTTVAELAKPSSFNEIFINAIGSTTIAIAGILGTILSFISLRQEKIKIDIKYAILLAIWLGVTLYAATKGIRFASLATSPLAIGLGILVGQIDRLLKMKNEMALFGLGIPVGIFGSIVLLKYINKIPEILLPTTYVPITAYGFLIVLGLLAIYKILDIYTSINNKKDAIIKILSILLCIGVVIPPLANAVPFSPAPTFNNGWKEGLDWIKETTSKNSVITCWWDNGHIYTYEARRMVTFDGGSQNSPRAYWVGRAFATSNENLSIGIIRMLATSGDAAFEKGSVLMNYTHNNVSKVVKILNEILPVNRSYAYEILTKKYGLSDKEAKMVLNATHPEHPNPDYLITYNRMTDIAPVWSMFGFWNFSLPPNTPNDKREKGAFFKGKSFVLNNHNNTVILAKVNLNGYDYITLINGTKITTIIIKYINGQPQPVGTFKIHKLYIKTPYGVKEFIINKDGQLSEFIRIEPYGRGWAWLSTRNLEDSIYAKLHFLDGYGLRHIKLVKATIDPTNFGVQPGFKIYKVDYGTDYLK
- a CDS encoding DUF190 domain-containing protein, which codes for MRINAKILRIFLKEGDKYEGKVMYKYIVSMLKKEGISGATVYRGIYGYGVRGISDFDIFRLSINLPVVIECVDIEENINKVLPKLYEIIKENGLIVITDGYVYKGENYEQNVGENK
- the crcB gene encoding fluoride efflux transporter CrcB, with the translated sequence MIRELLLIGIGGFIGAIFRFLISGIIPTKFNLPTGTLLVNLIGSFILGFLMYSSILLPISNEYKLLLGTGFCGALTTFSTFSYETFNLISEGLFLNALINISVNVLGCLIMVYFGRVVALAIFK
- a CDS encoding cobalt-precorrin-7 (C(5))-methyltransferase, whose translation is MIYIVGIGPGDREFLTLKALKIVENADLIVGSKRALELFNIDKNKKITLSKNLIEELKNILKNENIKNKKIAILSTGDPCFSGLLKTLLKIGVSEKDIEVIPGISSVQIAAARLKISWEDYNIITLHGKEENLKNLLNLLKKKEKVIFLPNDLKKDVKYLIENGIDPNTKIWVLENITYPNEKISLKSLKDITKENFSYLTVCIYRGEDD
- a CDS encoding cation:proton antiporter, with translation MDIALFLGYMSVLFAGGSIIAKIAKKIGIPDIPLLLIFGLILSALNVIPKNIVASSFDFIGNFGLIILLFIGSFEMEWNVMKRVLDVIVKLDILALLIVWILSGVVFNFVFHLPILSLIGLLFGAIVSATDPATLIPIFSKMDINPEVAITLEAESVFNDPLGIVVTLICLSALGLAKSENPILEFISLAVGGIILGLIAGKFYECIISKIKFEDYIAPFTLGLAIAFWYFAEGIFPSITGYEISGFMAVAIMGLYIGNVIATKKEHKEDMKRVSIFLDELSIFIRILIFILLGASISMPLLEKYAVPALICALGSILLARPIGVLIATAIPPIRPLAERIYIALEGPRGVVPATLSAMVYTEIMKHPNIVPKSVASLMPPTELAGTILVATFMTIIVSVILEASWAKPLADILLKNKSSGNKY
- a CDS encoding geranylgeranyl reductase family protein, encoding MYKEDYDVVVIGGGPIGCITGENIKNYKVLIVEEHQSIGVPLQCAGLISKRGVKELGNPKGCINKVRGACVYSKNNMIKIGNEEIRAYVFERKVMDKDIAIRASKKCDFLLKAYGEIEKCKNGYYVKINHLGEEIKLHPKVIVGADGSKSLTGKKLGLVNNKKREILSSCQFEMVNANCDDDFVYVFLDKKYSKNFFAWIIPMGNDRVRVGLVDKGNCYNKLLKFINENEVAREILEKATITEFSTGSLPIGYLDKTVKDNVLLVGDAACHIKPLSGGGLCFGAIGGKIAGEVITKYLNGEIEGLELYDKLWKESFGKEIKRGLLLRNVFLKLENDTLDKIIEKLAKSDLIDYINNYGDMDIQTPLIMKIFKSLSFDLGFRILKDLF